A DNA window from Sediminitomix flava contains the following coding sequences:
- a CDS encoding NAD-dependent epimerase/dehydratase family protein: protein MNVRAIITGSTGMVGKAALIECLDSEAVEAVLVINRRPIDIQHPKLKEVLLSDFTKIDSIKEQLRGYNACFHCMGVSAVGMSEAQYTHITYDMTKALADTLYEINPDLVFEYVSGVGTDSSEKGSLMWGRVKGRTENMLLAKGFKDAYALRPGGIIPEKGVKSSTGWYNFFYAIMRPFFPLMKKMDSIITSSQLGKAMINSALYPNQNKVLEVRDLKIQANK, encoded by the coding sequence ATGAACGTAAGAGCAATTATTACAGGATCAACAGGGATGGTTGGGAAAGCCGCCCTCATCGAATGTTTGGATAGTGAAGCCGTAGAAGCTGTATTGGTGATCAATAGAAGACCAATTGATATTCAGCACCCAAAATTGAAAGAAGTTCTGTTATCGGATTTTACAAAGATTGATAGTATCAAAGAACAGTTAAGGGGGTACAATGCTTGTTTCCATTGTATGGGGGTATCAGCCGTTGGTATGTCTGAAGCACAGTATACACATATTACATACGATATGACGAAAGCTTTGGCAGATACACTTTATGAAATAAATCCAGATCTCGTATTTGAGTATGTTTCTGGGGTAGGGACTGATAGTAGTGAAAAGGGAAGTCTGATGTGGGGAAGAGTAAAAGGCAGAACGGAAAATATGTTGTTGGCAAAAGGGTTTAAAGATGCTTATGCACTAAGACCAGGTGGTATTATCCCTGAGAAAGGAGTGAAATCAAGTACGGGTTGGTACAATTTCTTTTATGCGATAATGCGTCCATTTTTTCCTCTGATGAAAAAGATGGATTCGATTATTACTAGTAGTCAATTAGGTAAGGCGATGATCAATAGTGCTTTATATCCAAATCAAAATAAAGTACTGGAGGTGAGAGATTTGAAAATTCAAGCGAATAAGTAG
- a CDS encoding S41 family peptidase, whose product MKHLFPLLLLVFSYFSVNASESYSKVEGLKAFAKLYGYVKYFHPSEEASKVDWEKFSIYGAEKVESCNSDTELLASLQELFHPIAPSIKIYFKENEVAYDISQISPKGEEKFKELTYWQHEGLGLGMKYSNSLYKSVRVHKKSQMIFKGEPTFGELIQKPLTNTISCQIPLVLYKNKVATYPRASDAENTNLNQSLARINTVGCSLGLRLGNIVNTYNVFQHFYPYFDETGTDWDLALEEALQYSFNSPDIMEIHIKNLERFTAKLKDGHINVYQSETEKYFPAFAWEWIEEKLIITQVFDENIPLTVGDEVMMVDGKPALFYFEKIEERISAATNGWQKYKSSWKSLEGSRGTELKLLLEEREVRVTRNINTDIYFDSFIENEKYKTIEDGIIYLNLDKITWSEIKAKMDELNESKAIICDLRGYPKGSHFLINYLLPQKDTSRQWMQVPKIIYPDQENIVGYTKHAWNLSYIRNSKLSDKKIIFITDGRAISYAESYMSFIEHYDLATIVGQPTAGTNGDINPFNLAGDISVSWTGLKVFKHDGSQHHGVGIQPDIWVEKTVDGVKEGRDEFLEVAIKEAKKVLH is encoded by the coding sequence ATGAAACATCTATTTCCTCTATTACTACTTGTTTTTTCGTACTTTTCAGTCAATGCATCTGAAAGTTATTCGAAAGTCGAAGGCTTAAAAGCATTCGCAAAATTGTATGGCTATGTGAAGTATTTTCACCCGAGTGAAGAGGCTTCAAAAGTGGATTGGGAGAAGTTTTCGATTTATGGAGCTGAAAAAGTAGAAAGCTGTAATTCTGATACTGAGTTATTGGCAAGTCTTCAAGAGCTGTTCCATCCGATTGCTCCTTCAATCAAAATTTATTTCAAGGAAAATGAAGTAGCCTATGACATTTCACAGATTAGCCCTAAAGGAGAAGAAAAATTTAAAGAACTAACATACTGGCAGCACGAGGGTTTAGGTTTGGGGATGAAGTATTCTAATTCTCTTTATAAGAGTGTTCGTGTTCATAAAAAGTCGCAAATGATATTTAAAGGAGAACCAACTTTTGGAGAATTGATTCAAAAGCCCTTGACCAATACAATTTCATGTCAAATCCCATTGGTTTTATATAAAAATAAGGTAGCGACTTATCCAAGAGCTTCAGATGCAGAGAATACTAATTTAAATCAGAGTTTAGCCAGAATAAATACCGTAGGGTGTTCATTAGGTTTGAGACTAGGTAACATCGTAAATACCTACAACGTTTTTCAGCATTTTTACCCCTATTTTGATGAAACAGGAACGGATTGGGATCTTGCTTTAGAAGAGGCTTTGCAGTATAGTTTTAATTCTCCAGATATAATGGAAATACATATTAAGAACCTAGAACGATTTACAGCAAAACTAAAAGACGGACATATTAATGTTTACCAGTCAGAGACAGAAAAGTATTTCCCTGCTTTTGCATGGGAGTGGATAGAAGAAAAATTGATTATAACACAGGTATTTGATGAAAATATACCTCTAACTGTTGGAGACGAAGTAATGATGGTGGACGGAAAACCTGCACTGTTTTATTTTGAAAAAATTGAAGAACGGATTTCAGCTGCTACCAATGGCTGGCAGAAATATAAATCATCTTGGAAAAGTCTTGAGGGAAGTAGGGGAACAGAGCTAAAGTTGTTGTTAGAGGAGAGGGAAGTTCGTGTTACTCGTAACATCAATACGGATATCTATTTTGATTCCTTCATAGAAAATGAGAAATACAAAACGATAGAAGATGGGATTATTTATCTGAATTTGGATAAAATAACATGGAGTGAGATCAAAGCTAAAATGGATGAATTAAACGAAAGTAAAGCCATTATCTGTGACTTGAGAGGGTATCCAAAAGGGAGTCATTTTTTAATCAATTATTTACTTCCTCAAAAAGATACAAGTAGACAGTGGATGCAAGTACCTAAAATCATTTATCCAGACCAAGAAAATATAGTAGGCTACACAAAGCATGCTTGGAATCTTTCATACATAAGGAATAGTAAACTGAGCGATAAAAAAATCATTTTTATCACGGATGGACGAGCGATCAGTTATGCTGAAAGTTATATGAGTTTTATTGAGCATTATGATCTTGCCACTATCGTCGGACAGCCTACAGCAGGTACTAATGGAGATATTAACCCATTTAATTTAGCTGGTGATATTTCTGTATCTTGGACAGGATTGAAAGTATTTAAGCATGATGGGAGTCAGCATCATGGAGTTGGTATTCAGCCTGATATTTGGGTAGAAAAGACAGTAGATGGAGTGAAAGAAGGACGCGATGAGTTTTTGGAAGTCGCTATAAAAGAAGCAAAAAAAGTATTACACTAG
- a CDS encoding GNAT family N-acetyltransferase — translation MSYKVETVDKSNYKEIVDVWEASVRATHTFLTEDDIQYFKPLILEQYLDAVELRCVKDDQQKILGFLGVAEKKAEMLFLLPEMRGKGIGTALMDFAVKELEVDKVDVNEDNPEATRFYLNYGFQIVSRSETDPSGKPFPILHMELKKHPLN, via the coding sequence ATGAGTTACAAAGTTGAAACCGTAGATAAATCAAATTATAAGGAGATTGTTGATGTTTGGGAAGCTTCGGTAAGAGCTACACATACATTTCTTACAGAAGATGATATTCAATATTTCAAACCGCTCATTTTAGAACAATATTTAGACGCTGTTGAACTCCGCTGTGTAAAAGATGATCAACAAAAAATATTGGGATTTTTGGGAGTAGCAGAAAAGAAGGCAGAAATGCTTTTTTTACTTCCCGAAATGAGAGGAAAAGGGATTGGAACGGCTTTAATGGATTTTGCCGTAAAAGAATTAGAAGTGGATAAAGTTGATGTAAATGAAGACAATCCTGAAGCGACAAGGTTCTACTTAAATTATGGCTTTCAGATCGTTTCTAGGTCTGAGACTGACCCTTCGGGAAAACCTTTTCCCATTTTACACATGGAATTGAAAAAGCATCCACTTAATTGA
- a CDS encoding InlB B-repeat-containing protein, translating into MRIFTKMGLILFFLGYCLNFSNAFAENANLALNKTAVASSGNAAEAVDGNGTSRWESDFDDDQWLQVDLGESYDLNRVILNWEGAFGKAYEIQVSEDETTWTTVFTETEGNGEIDELLLSGTGRYVKMQGVERGTGYGYSLWEMEVYGVPAGQSPAVYAIAYADAYEHSNPATYTAGTAVTLTNASREGYVFEGWFTDMALTQPISEIGTDSQANIWLYAKWSEDANAPQNIALGKTTTASSGDGALAVDGNETSRWESAFNDDQWLYIDLGAKYDVNRVLLNWEGAFGKIYDIQISDDATNWTTIFSETESDGGIDDLEVTGSGRYVKMLGIERALPYGYSLWEMEVYGTLSDDQGSMVYNVTYVDGYDHTNPATYTEGVGVTLTDASRTGYTFEGWFTDVELTQSISEITAEMTGDLTVYAKWTEEENSNTACNGVSTEVVEGDALSLGFNYNFATTGTTVDVTFELLDEQVGVVAFLFNRTDGFVETQMAENNGVFSVQLTEQVEGTVLTLACKFAYAGGFTITKDFTYTVGDDCGEVVEGEYSITYVDGYDHTNPATYTEGIGMTLTDASRTGYTFEGWFTDVELTQSISEITAEMTGDLTVYAKWTEEENSNTACNGVSTEVVEGDALSLGYNYNFVTTGTTVDVTFELLDEQVGVVAFLFNRTDGFVETQMAENNGVFSVQLTEQVEGTALTLACKFAYAGGFTITKDFTYTVGDDCGEVVEGEYSITYVDGYDHTNPATYTEGVGMTLTDASRTGYTFEGWFTDAELTQSISEITAEMTGDLTVYAKWTEEENSNTACNGVSTEVVEGDALSLGYNYNFATTGTTVDVTFELLDEQVGVVAFLFNRTDGFVETQMAENNGVFSVQLTEQVEGTALTLACKFAYAGGFTITKDFTYTVGDDCEEVVEVQSSISYVDAYDHANPATYTEGIGVTLADASREGYTFEGWFTDAEFTQSISEITAEMTGDLTLYAKWQMIPEVYNITYVDAHTHQNPATYTEGESVELLAASRTNYDFEGWFTDDAYTQVITSISTDMTGDLTLYAKWSTILSSNEREELSVRIYPNPVVDYLLVEALVSSLKVYTLEGTLVSSFENNQERYDLSSLQTGVYIVHIVSEGRTYYQKIVKQ; encoded by the coding sequence ATGAGAATTTTTACTAAAATGGGGCTCATCCTTTTTTTTCTAGGATACTGCCTTAACTTCTCCAATGCGTTTGCTGAGAATGCAAATTTGGCATTGAATAAAACAGCTGTGGCTTCTTCAGGAAATGCAGCTGAGGCTGTGGACGGAAATGGCACTTCTCGTTGGGAGAGCGATTTTGATGATGACCAATGGTTACAAGTCGATTTAGGGGAAAGCTATGACTTAAATCGTGTTATTTTAAATTGGGAAGGCGCTTTTGGAAAAGCCTATGAAATTCAAGTTTCTGAAGATGAAACAACATGGACTACCGTATTTACGGAGACAGAAGGGAATGGTGAAATTGATGAACTTCTTCTGAGTGGAACAGGTCGTTATGTGAAAATGCAAGGAGTAGAAAGAGGTACAGGCTATGGCTACAGTTTGTGGGAAATGGAGGTCTATGGTGTACCCGCTGGGCAAAGTCCTGCAGTGTATGCAATTGCTTATGCAGATGCTTATGAGCATTCGAATCCTGCTACATATACAGCAGGAACAGCTGTGACGCTTACGAATGCTTCTCGTGAAGGATATGTTTTTGAAGGTTGGTTTACAGATATGGCTTTAACTCAACCAATCTCTGAAATCGGGACAGACAGTCAAGCTAATATTTGGTTGTATGCAAAATGGTCAGAAGATGCTAATGCTCCACAAAATATTGCTTTAGGAAAAACAACAACAGCTTCTTCTGGAGATGGTGCTTTAGCTGTAGATGGAAACGAAACATCTCGTTGGGAAAGTGCTTTTAATGATGACCAATGGTTGTACATTGATTTAGGGGCTAAATATGATGTAAATCGTGTGCTTTTGAATTGGGAAGGGGCATTCGGAAAAATTTATGATATTCAAATCTCTGATGATGCAACGAATTGGACAACAATTTTCTCAGAGACAGAAAGTGATGGTGGCATTGATGACTTGGAAGTAACTGGCTCTGGTCGTTATGTGAAAATGTTAGGTATTGAGCGAGCTTTACCATATGGTTATAGTTTATGGGAAATGGAAGTTTATGGTACGCTATCAGATGATCAAGGTTCTATGGTTTATAATGTTACCTATGTAGATGGTTATGACCATACCAATCCAGCAACTTATACCGAAGGAGTAGGAGTGACATTGACAGATGCAAGCCGTACAGGTTATACTTTCGAGGGTTGGTTTACAGATGTGGAGCTTACGCAATCCATATCAGAGATTACAGCCGAAATGACAGGTGATCTTACGGTTTATGCAAAATGGACAGAAGAAGAGAATTCCAATACAGCATGTAATGGAGTTTCAACAGAAGTAGTAGAAGGAGATGCACTTAGCCTAGGTTTTAATTATAATTTTGCAACAACAGGTACAACAGTAGATGTAACGTTTGAATTATTGGATGAACAAGTAGGTGTAGTAGCGTTCTTATTCAATAGAACTGATGGATTTGTAGAAACTCAGATGGCTGAAAATAATGGTGTATTCTCTGTCCAATTAACTGAACAAGTAGAAGGTACAGTATTGACTTTAGCATGTAAGTTTGCTTATGCAGGAGGCTTTACAATCACAAAAGATTTTACTTATACAGTAGGAGATGATTGTGGTGAAGTAGTAGAAGGTGAGTATAGTATCACTTATGTAGATGGTTACGATCATACAAACCCAGCAACTTATACAGAAGGAATAGGAATGACATTGACAGATGCAAGCCGTACAGGTTATACTTTCGAGGGTTGGTTTACAGATGTGGAGCTTACGCAATCAATATCAGAGATTACAGCGGAAATGACAGGCGATCTTACGGTTTATGCAAAATGGACAGAAGAAGAGAATTCCAATACAGCATGTAATGGAGTCTCAACAGAAGTAGTAGAAGGAGATGCACTTAGCCTAGGTTATAATTATAATTTTGTAACAACAGGTACAACAGTAGATGTAACGTTTGAATTATTGGATGAACAAGTAGGTGTAGTAGCGTTCTTATTCAATAGAACAGATGGATTTGTAGAAACTCAAATGGCTGAAAATAATGGTGTATTCTCTGTTCAATTAACTGAACAAGTAGAAGGTACAGCATTGACTTTAGCATGTAAGTTTGCTTATGCAGGAGGCTTTACAATCACAAAAGATTTTACTTATACAGTAGGAGATGATTGTGGCGAAGTAGTAGAAGGGGAGTATAGTATCACTTATGTAGATGGTTACGATCATACAAACCCAGCAACTTATACCGAAGGAGTAGGAATGACATTGACAGATGCAAGCCGTACAGGTTATACTTTTGAAGGATGGTTTACAGATGCCGAGCTTACGCAATCCATATCAGAGATTACAGCAGAAATGACAGGTGATCTTACGGTTTATGCAAAATGGACAGAAGAAGAGAACTCCAATACAGCATGTAATGGAGTTTCAACAGAAGTAGTAGAAGGAGATGCACTTAGCCTGGGCTATAATTATAATTTTGCAACAACAGGTACAACAGTAGATGTAACCTTTGAATTATTGGATGAACAAGTAGGTGTAGTAGCGTTCTTATTCAATAGAACTGATGGATTTGTAGAAACTCAGATGGCTGAAAATAATGGTGTATTTTCTGTTCAATTAACTGAACAAGTAGAAGGCACAGCATTGACTTTAGCATGTAAGTTTGCTTATGCAGGAGGTTTTACAATCACAAAAGATTTTACTTATACAGTAGGAGATGATTGTGAAGAAGTTGTTGAAGTTCAGTCGTCAATTTCTTACGTTGATGCTTATGACCATGCAAACCCAGCAACTTATACCGAAGGAATAGGAGTAACCTTGGCAGATGCTTCTCGTGAAGGTTATACTTTTGAGGGCTGGTTTACAGATGCAGAATTTACTCAATCAATATCAGAAATTACAGCTGAAATGACAGGTGATTTGACACTATATGCAAAGTGGCAAATGATTCCTGAAGTTTATAACATTACTTATGTTGATGCTCATACACATCAAAACCCAGCAACTTATACTGAAGGAGAATCAGTAGAATTATTAGCAGCAAGTAGAACGAATTATGACTTTGAAGGTTGGTTTACAGATGATGCTTATACACAGGTTATTACGAGTATCTCAACTGATATGACAGGCGATTTGACATTATATGCTAAATGGTCAACAATTTTATCTAGCAATGAAAGAGAGGAATTAAGTGTTCGTATTTATCCGAATCCTGTTGTCGATTATTTGCTTGTTGAAGCTCTAGTTTCTTCATTAAAAGTCTATACTTTAGAAGGTACTTTGGTTAGTTCTTTTGAGAATAACCAAGAACGTTATGATTTATCATCACTTCAAACAGGTGTGTATATCGTTCATATAGTTTCAGAAGGTCGTACATATTATCAGAAAATTGTGAAGCAATAA
- a CDS encoding glycosyl hydrolase: protein MKIQSKIIFVTLLSIVSLFSCREEGTIDQLDEFPDPVAQSKSLKRGVSFAYQFVEDIEILGTGVSWSYNWGPGQSSTFDQAMKEQQIDFCPMAWNGVNETAIREYVSRNPNTEYLLAFNEPNLVDQARMTPQEAAAKWGEVKSIADELGLKIISPAMNYGTLEGYHDPIVWLDEFFSLVPESDIDGISIHCYMPNASALKSYVERFKKYGKPIWLTEFCAWEGHVTPESQQRFLADAINYLESDPDIFRYAWFIPRGSGSEDAFPYMFLLKNAVDVELTSLGKVYTQMSTQDKSIYYQQGQQIEAEHYTSISVSDGVGEAGWVDGPKVRVTSEAPNNTLELYNFLPDQWVEYQIEPLQTKTYDLEIRYASFVDAELKIEVDGEETIYNLANTTEDFIWNTATIPLPLKKGKHTLRITLNEGTVCMNWLSFN from the coding sequence ATGAAAATACAAAGTAAAATCATATTTGTAACCTTGTTATCAATTGTGTCCCTCTTCTCTTGTAGAGAAGAAGGGACTATTGATCAACTTGATGAGTTCCCAGATCCTGTTGCTCAGTCCAAGAGTCTGAAACGAGGTGTTTCATTTGCATATCAGTTTGTAGAGGATATTGAGATTTTAGGAACTGGGGTTTCTTGGTCTTACAATTGGGGGCCGGGACAGAGTTCAACTTTTGATCAAGCCATGAAAGAACAGCAGATTGATTTTTGCCCAATGGCTTGGAATGGAGTAAATGAAACAGCAATTAGAGAATACGTTAGTCGAAATCCAAATACGGAATATCTTTTAGCATTTAATGAGCCGAATCTGGTTGATCAAGCCCGAATGACTCCTCAAGAAGCAGCGGCGAAATGGGGTGAGGTAAAATCCATAGCAGATGAATTGGGATTAAAAATCATTTCTCCTGCCATGAATTACGGTACTTTGGAAGGTTACCATGATCCGATTGTATGGTTAGATGAATTCTTTTCATTAGTTCCAGAATCAGATATAGATGGTATTTCTATTCATTGTTATATGCCAAATGCTTCAGCTTTAAAGTCTTACGTAGAACGATTTAAGAAATATGGAAAACCAATTTGGTTGACAGAGTTTTGTGCATGGGAAGGACATGTAACTCCCGAAAGTCAGCAGCGTTTTTTAGCAGATGCAATTAATTATTTGGAAAGTGATCCTGACATTTTCAGATATGCTTGGTTTATTCCGAGAGGAAGCGGCAGTGAGGATGCTTTTCCATATATGTTTTTGTTAAAGAATGCAGTAGATGTAGAGCTGACCTCTTTAGGCAAAGTGTATACACAAATGTCTACACAAGATAAAAGCATTTACTATCAGCAAGGGCAGCAGATTGAAGCGGAACACTATACTTCAATCAGTGTGTCAGATGGTGTTGGAGAAGCAGGCTGGGTAGATGGACCTAAAGTAAGAGTGACCTCTGAAGCACCGAATAACACATTAGAACTCTATAATTTTTTACCAGATCAATGGGTTGAATATCAGATTGAACCACTACAAACGAAGACCTATGATCTTGAAATCCGCTATGCAAGTTTTGTTGATGCAGAACTTAAAATAGAAGTAGATGGCGAAGAAACGATTTACAACTTAGCGAATACAACAGAGGATTTTATTTGGAATACGGCCACAATTCCATTGCCCTTGAAAAAAGGTAAACACACCCTTAGAATCACTTTAAATGAGGGAACTGTGTGTATGAACTGGTTAAGTTTCAATTAA
- a CDS encoding family 16 glycosylhydrolase, whose protein sequence is MRLKILFLFLLQMVFFSCESDSKENELKSFTLSHETLELSVGETMEITITEAPNTNAPLVWTSDNETVATVFFGQVTAVQSGTATITASLGEDTVSCVVTVPERTYELVWADEFDGTTLNTNYWTYEVNGSGGGNNEAQYYTDRPENIRVEDGKLIIEARKEEYLGKQYTSARIITKDKVDLKYGKVEARLKVPKGRGTWPAFWMLGYGSWPRAGEIDIMEHVGYQPNVFHCALHTLTKNGMNGQNPHGEQYFDYAVADEFHVITMEWVENEFMGFDRIHIYVDGVKTKTFAETPQLQDSGDWPFNDKFFFILNLAIGGSWGGAQGIDDSMFDEPVRYEIDYVRAYQLN, encoded by the coding sequence ATGAGACTTAAAATATTATTCCTGTTTTTACTGCAAATGGTATTCTTTTCTTGTGAAAGTGATAGCAAAGAAAATGAATTGAAAAGTTTCACTTTAAGCCATGAAACACTCGAACTTTCAGTTGGAGAGACGATGGAAATTACGATTACTGAGGCACCCAATACCAATGCACCTTTAGTATGGACGAGCGACAATGAAACGGTGGCAACTGTGTTTTTTGGACAGGTGACAGCCGTTCAAAGTGGTACCGCTACAATTACGGCAAGTTTAGGTGAAGATACAGTATCATGTGTAGTGACCGTACCAGAACGAACTTATGAGCTAGTTTGGGCAGACGAATTTGATGGAACTACCTTAAATACAAATTACTGGACTTACGAAGTAAATGGTTCTGGAGGTGGAAATAATGAGGCTCAGTATTACACAGATCGTCCTGAAAACATTCGAGTTGAAGATGGAAAACTGATTATTGAAGCTAGAAAAGAAGAATATCTAGGAAAGCAATATACTTCGGCACGTATCATAACGAAAGATAAAGTAGACCTCAAATACGGTAAAGTAGAAGCAAGACTGAAAGTACCAAAAGGAAGAGGTACTTGGCCTGCATTCTGGATGTTGGGATACGGTAGTTGGCCTCGTGCAGGAGAAATTGATATTATGGAGCATGTAGGTTATCAACCAAACGTATTCCATTGTGCCTTACACACCCTGACTAAAAATGGAATGAATGGACAGAATCCTCATGGAGAACAGTATTTTGATTATGCTGTAGCAGATGAATTCCATGTCATCACAATGGAATGGGTAGAAAATGAATTTATGGGCTTTGACCGAATTCATATTTACGTAGATGGAGTAAAAACGAAAACTTTTGCAGAAACGCCGCAATTACAAGATTCGGGAGATTGGCCTTTCAATGATAAATTCTTCTTCATTCTGAACCTTGCTATCGGAGGATCATGGGGGGGAGCGCAAGGTATCGATGACTCGATGTTTGATGAGCCTGTACGCTATGAAATTGACTATGTAAGAGCATATCAACTGAACTAG